A single Corticium candelabrum chromosome 12, ooCorCand1.1, whole genome shotgun sequence DNA region contains:
- the LOC134187893 gene encoding dipeptidyl-peptidase 5-like: MTSLQKTVAAYGSWKSPIVASDVAKEALRLESVRVDVTGQGKEGVVYWTELRPWEGGAIRVCSRDMSHHDGSDDHPTQWTHGDYNARTRVHEYGGSGSFIHAGVVYFSNFKDQRLYKQTAHDVEPVALSPAEGGWRFADYHSIAGKKFIVAVGENHGIVTAGKAKEPENVVLSLDVESGDQHLLVRGSDFYSSPRLSPDGKQLAWIEWKHPNMPWDDTELWIAQITDDGRALVADSRLKIAGGEGINVIQPSWSPSGDLFFISDSASSDPFWSLYRADVTGNGKHHKVLGEHGHEIGLPGWQFNYSSYAINPQNSKEIAVAFKGGLHTLNTDTGKLTTIPTEFISHSHVVYSSDGHIFTVSMGPTVFQSILRINPTTHVVQVVRPSRKPLVDAEYISVGKHIKFETSDNEVAHAIYYPAKSKEFCGPEGRKPPLIVRVHGGPTASASVSLNVEYQFYTTRGIAVVDLNYRGSTGYGRAYRDRLKKNWGLCDVEDAVHGALHLSKAGEVDGDRLAISGGSAGGYTVLAALTFKDVFKAGCSRYGVSDLGALATDTHKFESRYLDLLIGEYPKEKSVYDERSPINCVEKLSAPVIFFQGDEDKIVPPSQSELMFNALKSKGILTSYVLFPGEQHGFRKLENVVAAVEGELYFYGRVMGFTPADTFEKVPHIVNQ, translated from the exons gTGTAGTCTATTGGACTGAACTACGACCTTGGGAAGGCGGGGCCATAAGAGTATGCAGCAGAGACATGTCACACCACGACGGTTCAGACGACCATCCAACTCAGTGGACACATGGAGATTACAATGCAAGGACTCGTGTTCACGAATACGGAGGGAGTGGCTCCTTTATTCATGCAG GAGTTGTCTATTTTTCTAACTTTAAAGACCAACGGCTTTATAAGCAGACTGCTCATGATGTTGAACCGGTTGCCTTGTCTCCTGCTGAGGGCG GCTGGAGGTTTGCTGATTATCATTCCATTGCTGGAAAGAAGTTCATCGTTGCAGTAGGAGAAAACCACGGCATCGTGACGGCCGGAAAAGCAAAAGAGCCAGAAAACGTTGTATTGTCACTTGATGTTGAGTCCGGTGATCAACATTTATTG GTTAGAGGATCGGACTTCTATTCTAGTCCACGGCTCTCTCCTGATGGCAAACAGTTGGCCTGGATTGAATGGAAGCATCCAAACATG CCATGGGATGATACAGAACTATGGATTGCACAGATCACGGACGATGGGAGAGCTTTAGTTGCAGACTCACGTCTAAAG aTTGCTGGAGGTGAAGGCATAAATGTCATTCAGCCTTCTTGGTCTCCATCAGGAGATCTCTTCTTTATCAGTGACTCGGCTTCCAGTGACCCTTTTTGGTCTCTGTATAGAGCCGATGTGACAGGCAATGGAAAGCATCATAAAGTCTTGGGAGAACACGGACATGAAATTGGATTACCTGGCTGGCAGTTTAACTATAGCTCTTATGCTATTAATCCACAAAATTCAAAGGAGATTGCTGTTGCATTTAAGGGA GGTCTTCACACTCTCAATACTGACACTGGAAAGCTAACAACTATCCCCACAGAGTTCATAAGTCACTCACATGTAGTTTACTCATCGGATGGTCACATCTTCACAGTCTCCATGGGACCCACCGTTTTTCAATCAATCCTTCGCATCAACCCTACTACTCATGTAGTACAGGTTGTTCGCCCATCTCGCAAGCCATTGGTTGATGCAGAATACATCAGTGTTGGTAAACACATCAAGTTTGAAACTTCAGACAATGAAGTTGCACATGCAATATACTATCCTGCAAAG AGTAAGGAGTTTTGTGGTCCTGAGGGAAGGAAACCACCATTGATTGTTCGTGTGCATGGAGGTCCGACTGCTTCGGCAAGTGTGTCACTTAATGTTGAGTATCAGTTCTATACGACACGTGGAATCGCTGTGGTTGATCTAAACTACCGTGGCAGTACAGGATACGGTCGTGCTTACAGAGACAGGCTGAAGAAAAA ttgggGCCTATGCGATGTTGAGGACGCAGTGCATGGTGCATTACACCTGAGTAAGGCTGGTGAAGTGGATGGTGATCGTCTGGCAATCTCTGGTGGCTCAGCAGGTGGTTACACTGTGCTGGCAGCTCTGACATTTAAAGATGTTTTCAAAGCAG gttGTAGTCGTTATGGTGTCAGTGATTTAGGAGCTTTGGCTACTGATACGCACAAGTTTGAAAGTCGTTACCTTGATCTGCTGATTGGGGAATATCCTAAAGAGAAGTCGGTGTATGATGAACGTTCTCCTATAAACTGTGTGGAAAAGTTGAGTGCTCCAGTGATTTTCTTTCAAGGCGATGAGgacaag attGTTCCTCCTTCTCAATCAGAACTGATGTTCAATGCATTGAAGTCTAAAGGCATTCTTACTTCTTATGTCCTCTTTCCTG GAGAACAACACGGATTTCGTAAACTGGAgaatgttgttgctgcagtgGAAGGTGAACTGTACTTCTATGGTCGTGTTATGGGCTTCACACCTGCAGACACATTTGAAAAG GTTCCTCACATTGTCAATCAGTAA
- the LOC134187817 gene encoding uncharacterized protein LOC134187817 isoform X2: protein MTPKRANVLLFHACWLVVACLFHVGDTKRVKVKVDSTVYQAPVQKRKGGAFTVRCTANSFVNPKLVWRRVDGKTARFKSDNNDTATKRIDITVKDFQYSDEGEYMCEVSGQSQTSKTWTLQYTFSELDIREGKELVIPYGSNSIANSSCEMHEDSNLIGLSWMKGDEPVRRVALNESSLGVYVKDYGNKSLLVFNGTDERDTGEYTCVGRVIPDGAYDRDVRRKTIYVQIASQPFNVPFEFMYPTKKCFDWRDFKDAIFGEQLEIMCGGKREFQRGDVEVNWYFNGRIVDALLDTEDILNNNTNLREPRQAEAEGGELGGSKGENIGYFWKVLLLRRSMNASWNGVYTCTVAAPRLYNGNTSETLIFNQTCLVPSFTPFQPTSPAMSISSNSNFSANDATQPVDNTISPYTQTSAQSITTPSNLMNSPSDPPIVAIIIPVILTGVFLLTIMAVWFRRHHRAITNDAYPPVKQGFYTPPLVSESDLSAGSSSLLEMKQSRLLEPLTPSRSRLGVLKSDSRWELHRSMLELKEEIGCGFFGVVRRALLRDPAGNNRPMTVAVKMVVGGEQNSHIALKALETEAMVMKKVSGHKHPHIVNLVGLCTLHAPLMVVVEYAENGSLLGYLRGRRDLQNAVASTTSTESNQSYKSTLSNCLGTINKMQMIDYATQVADGMKYLASKDCIHCDLAARNVLVCKDELLKVADFGLAKDIHYLNGYYQKQTTQELMPVKWMAPEAISHKRFSEASDVWSFGVLLWEIATAGGTPYATVPFKDLVHELEHGYRLSRPRGCPQELYALMSDCWKFNNRERPNFSTLTDRINKLQEEFKVSPREAKDAADVGEQDVCLQESAEGDTFDVDSSASDSASSSLNSTIDVDIEKKED, encoded by the exons ATGACACCAAAGCGTGCGAATGTCTTGCTGTTCCACGCCTGTTGGCTCGTGGTGGCGTGTCTCTTCCATGTCGGGGATACTAAAA GAGTAAAAGTCAAGGTTGACAGTACAGTTTATCAAGCACCTGTACAGAAAAGAAAAGGCGGGGCGTTCACAGTGAGATGTACTGCTAACTCCTTTGTGAATCCAAAGTTAGTCTGGCGCAGAGTTGACGGCAAGACGGCTCGTTTCAAGTCCGACAATAACGATACGGCCACGAAACGCATAGACATAACAGTCAAAGACTTTCAATATTCAGACGAAGGCGAGTATATGTGCGAGGTATCAGGACAAtcacaaacaagcaagaccTGGACATTGCAGTACACATTTTCTG AGTTGGACATCAGGGAAGGAAAGGAGCTTGTGATCCCTTATGGCTCTAACTCTATTGCCAATAGTTCGTGCGAGATGCATGAAGACTCAAATTTGATTGGTCTGTCTTGGATGAAAGGAGATGAACCTGTGAGGAGGGTCGCCTTGAACGAATCGTCGCTTGGCGTATACGTGAAAGACTATGGAAACAAATCATTGCTCGTATTCAATGGTACTGATGAACGAGACACAGGAGAGTACACGTGTGTGGGACGTGTGATACCCGACGGTGCATATGACCGAGATGTTAGACGCAAAACAATCTACGTGCAGATAGCAA GCCAGCCGTTTAACGTACCATTCGAGTTTATGTACCCGACGAAAAAGTGCTTCGACTGGAGAGACTTTAAAGATGCAATATTCGGCGAACAACTGGAAATTATGTGCGGAGGAAAGAGGGAATTTCAAAGGGGCGACGTGGAAGTCAACTGGTACTTCAATGGCCGGATAGTGGACGCTCTTCTCGACACAGAAGATATTCTtaataacaatacaaatttgagGGAGCCACGTCAGGCTGAAGCGGAAGGAGGAGAATTGGGCGGTTCAAAGGGTGAGAATATAGGATACTTTTGGAAGGTTCTGCTTTTGAGACGAAGCATGAATGCTTCTTGGAACGGTGTCTATACGTGTACCGTTGCAGCGCCACGGTTGTACAATGGAAACACGAGTGAGACACTCATATTTAACCAAACTTGTTTGG TACCTTCCTTCACGCCGTTCCAACCGACTTCACCCGCAATGTCCATCAGCAGCAATTCCAATTTTTCTGCCAATGATGCTACTCAACCGGTCGATAATACGATCTCACCTTATACACAAACATCAGCGCAGTCCATCACAACTCCCTCTAACCTTATGAACTCACCAAGCGACCCCCCAATTGTAGCAATCATCATTCCAGTTATACTCACTGGAGTCTTTCTCTTAACAATCATGGCCGTCTGGTTTCGACGTCATCACCGTGCAATTACAAACGACGCCTACCCACCCGTCAAACAAGGTTTTTACACGCCTCCACTCGTTTCAGAATCGGATTTGTCGGCGGGATCTTCGTCTCTGCTGGAGATGAAACAGTCACGTTTGCTAGAGCCATTGACGCCGAGCAGAAGTAGGCTGGGAGTGCTGAAGTCCGACAGTCGTTGGGAATTGCATCGCTCCATGCTGGAACTGAAGGAAGAAATAG GGTGTGGTTTCTTTGGTGTCGTCCGTCGAGCTCTGTTGCGTGATCCCGCCGGTAATAATAGACCAATGACTGTGGCTGTGAAGATGGTGGTAGGAGGAG AGCAAAACAGTCACATTGCCTTAAAGGCACTAGAAACAGAAGCAATGGTGATGAAGAAGGTCAGCGGCCACAAGCATCCACATATTGTCAACCTCGTTGGTCTCTGCACTCTACACG CTCCTCTGATGGTTGTGGTGGAGTACGCAGAGAACGGATCACTACTCGGTTATCTCCGCGGTCGACGAGACTTGCAGAACGCCGTCGCCTCTACAACGTCGACGGAGAGCAACCAGTCGTACAAATCAACCCTCTCCAATTGTCTGGGAACAATCAACAAGATGCAGATGATCGACTATGCCACACAGGTAGCGGACGGCATGAAGTACTTAGCCTCGAAAGAC TGTATTCATTGCGACTTGGCGGCGAGAAACGTGCTGGTGTGTAAGGACGAGCTACTGAAGGTTGCAGACTTTGGACTGGCGAAGGACATTCATTATCTTAACGGTTACTACCAGAAGCAGACCACACAG GAGCTGATGCCTGTCAAATGGATGGCTCCAGAGGCGATTTCACACAAACGTTTCAGCGAGGCAAGCGACGT ATGGTCGTTTGGAGTATTGCTGTGGGAAATAGCAACTGCGG GTGGCACTCCATACGCTACAGTACCGTTCAAGGATCTCGTCCATGAGCTGGAGCACGGCTATCGTTTGTCTCGACCCCGTGGTTGCCCGCAGGAACT GTACGCACTGATGAGCGACTGCTGGAAATTCAATAATAGAGAGCGTCCCAACTTCTCGACTCTCACAGATCGCATCAATAAGCTGCAGGAAGAATTTAAA gtCTCGCCACGCGAGGCCAAGGATGCGGCTGATGTCGGCGAACAGGACGTTTGCTTGCAGGAGAGTGCAGAGGGCGACACTTTCGACGTCGATAGCTCTGCTTCCGACAGCGCCAGTTCTTCTCTTAACAGCACCATTGACGTCGACATTGAGAAGAAAGAGGACTGA
- the LOC134187895 gene encoding uncharacterized protein LOC134187895, with translation MLILRHCHVPRLNYLARQVFPRDLELAAVIHDKMTRSSFVDIIGFNHLNDTAWKQATLKLKNGGFGLTQIGQISHAAFVSSWCQSMKELPSRFLCMTDLVDYLTSSKEKSGSIGSEVISSFSDLPPLSKSADNDEDFQTLDDIIAYPKKLQHRLCTEINEINVSELIAQAPSDKDAARLRSLQGRGAGDWLDAIPTSDRHALKTNDFSIASYLRLGLALPFTKWVKVCDCGQQLDQQGYHLLTCKYGGGPVWTHNTILKGWSECLSDLHIPHQTEPRHRFVSSENRPDMTLFDSETGQNLDVDVSLAHPWSKDALNHAHREEGYAAKVREEKKLKKYSGEVLHGGLSSKCVPLVFEHFGLWGSHAHKFLSHISRQSYNTTHAHPFNSAQRFKAFWRKQFSIILQRCNARVISRKLSRFSCSTNDSGIMFDCNVVGQVH, from the coding sequence ATGCTGATTCTACgacactgtcatgtgcctAGATTGAACTACTTGGCAAGGCAAGTATTTCCTCGTGATCTAGAACTGGCAGCAGTCATCCATGACAAAATGACTAGATCTTCATTTGTGGACATCATTGGTTTCAATCATTTGAATGATACAGCCTGGAAACAAGCGACTCTAAAGCTCAAGAATGGAGGCTTTGGTTTAACACAGATTGGACAAATTTCTCATGCTGCTTTTGTGTCTTCTTGGTGTCAATCAATGAAAGaattgccatctcgtttcttgtGTATGACTGACTTGGTTGATTATCTTACTTCTTCTAAAGAAAAGTCGGGGTCGATTGGCTCAGAAGTAATTTCTAGCTTTTCCGACTTGCCACCATTGTCCAAGTCAGCTGACAATGATGAAGATTTTCAAacacttgatgacatcatcgCTTATCCTAAGAAACTGCAGCACCGTCTTTGTACTGAGATAAACGAAATTAATGTGTCTGAACTCATTGCTCAGGCTCCTTCTGATAAAGATGCGGCAAGGCTGCGGTCATTGCAAGGTCGTGGAGCCGGAGATTGGTTagatgccattcctacttcTGATAGGCACGCACTTAAAACAAACGACTTTTCTATAGCGTCCTATTTGCGGTTGGGATTGGCTTTACCGTTTACCAAGTGGGTGAaagtgtgtgactgtggacaacAACTGGATCAACAAGGATACCACCTActaacatgtaaatatggaggaggtcctgtctggacccaCAATACTATCTTGAAGGGTTGGAGTGAATGTTTGAGTGATTTGcacattccccatcaaaccgAACCCCGGCATCGTTTTGTTAGTAGCGAAAACCGTCCTGATATgacactctttgattctgaaacaggacagaatcttgacgtggatgtttcattagcacacccatggagtaaggatgctctcaaccacgcacacagagaagaagggtatgctgcaaaagtaagagaggagaagaaactaaagaaatactcaggagaggtcctgcatggtggtttatcatccaagtgtgttccactagtctttgaacattttggtttgtggggctcgcacgcacacaagtttttgtctcatatatctaggcaaagctacaataccactcatgcacatccttttaacagcgctcaacgttttaaggcattctggagaaagcaattttccatcattcttcagagatgcaacgccagagtgatttcgaggaagctgtcgagattttcatgcagtacaaatgacagtggcataatgtttgactgcaatgttgtaggccaagtccattaa
- the LOC134187817 gene encoding uncharacterized protein LOC134187817 isoform X1 has product MTPKRANVLLFHACWLVVACLFHVGDTKSKRVKVKVDSTVYQAPVQKRKGGAFTVRCTANSFVNPKLVWRRVDGKTARFKSDNNDTATKRIDITVKDFQYSDEGEYMCEVSGQSQTSKTWTLQYTFSELDIREGKELVIPYGSNSIANSSCEMHEDSNLIGLSWMKGDEPVRRVALNESSLGVYVKDYGNKSLLVFNGTDERDTGEYTCVGRVIPDGAYDRDVRRKTIYVQIASQPFNVPFEFMYPTKKCFDWRDFKDAIFGEQLEIMCGGKREFQRGDVEVNWYFNGRIVDALLDTEDILNNNTNLREPRQAEAEGGELGGSKGENIGYFWKVLLLRRSMNASWNGVYTCTVAAPRLYNGNTSETLIFNQTCLVPSFTPFQPTSPAMSISSNSNFSANDATQPVDNTISPYTQTSAQSITTPSNLMNSPSDPPIVAIIIPVILTGVFLLTIMAVWFRRHHRAITNDAYPPVKQGFYTPPLVSESDLSAGSSSLLEMKQSRLLEPLTPSRSRLGVLKSDSRWELHRSMLELKEEIGCGFFGVVRRALLRDPAGNNRPMTVAVKMVVGGEQNSHIALKALETEAMVMKKVSGHKHPHIVNLVGLCTLHAPLMVVVEYAENGSLLGYLRGRRDLQNAVASTTSTESNQSYKSTLSNCLGTINKMQMIDYATQVADGMKYLASKDCIHCDLAARNVLVCKDELLKVADFGLAKDIHYLNGYYQKQTTQELMPVKWMAPEAISHKRFSEASDVWSFGVLLWEIATAGGTPYATVPFKDLVHELEHGYRLSRPRGCPQELYALMSDCWKFNNRERPNFSTLTDRINKLQEEFKVSPREAKDAADVGEQDVCLQESAEGDTFDVDSSASDSASSSLNSTIDVDIEKKED; this is encoded by the exons ATGACACCAAAGCGTGCGAATGTCTTGCTGTTCCACGCCTGTTGGCTCGTGGTGGCGTGTCTCTTCCATGTCGGGGATACTAAAAGTAAAA GAGTAAAAGTCAAGGTTGACAGTACAGTTTATCAAGCACCTGTACAGAAAAGAAAAGGCGGGGCGTTCACAGTGAGATGTACTGCTAACTCCTTTGTGAATCCAAAGTTAGTCTGGCGCAGAGTTGACGGCAAGACGGCTCGTTTCAAGTCCGACAATAACGATACGGCCACGAAACGCATAGACATAACAGTCAAAGACTTTCAATATTCAGACGAAGGCGAGTATATGTGCGAGGTATCAGGACAAtcacaaacaagcaagaccTGGACATTGCAGTACACATTTTCTG AGTTGGACATCAGGGAAGGAAAGGAGCTTGTGATCCCTTATGGCTCTAACTCTATTGCCAATAGTTCGTGCGAGATGCATGAAGACTCAAATTTGATTGGTCTGTCTTGGATGAAAGGAGATGAACCTGTGAGGAGGGTCGCCTTGAACGAATCGTCGCTTGGCGTATACGTGAAAGACTATGGAAACAAATCATTGCTCGTATTCAATGGTACTGATGAACGAGACACAGGAGAGTACACGTGTGTGGGACGTGTGATACCCGACGGTGCATATGACCGAGATGTTAGACGCAAAACAATCTACGTGCAGATAGCAA GCCAGCCGTTTAACGTACCATTCGAGTTTATGTACCCGACGAAAAAGTGCTTCGACTGGAGAGACTTTAAAGATGCAATATTCGGCGAACAACTGGAAATTATGTGCGGAGGAAAGAGGGAATTTCAAAGGGGCGACGTGGAAGTCAACTGGTACTTCAATGGCCGGATAGTGGACGCTCTTCTCGACACAGAAGATATTCTtaataacaatacaaatttgagGGAGCCACGTCAGGCTGAAGCGGAAGGAGGAGAATTGGGCGGTTCAAAGGGTGAGAATATAGGATACTTTTGGAAGGTTCTGCTTTTGAGACGAAGCATGAATGCTTCTTGGAACGGTGTCTATACGTGTACCGTTGCAGCGCCACGGTTGTACAATGGAAACACGAGTGAGACACTCATATTTAACCAAACTTGTTTGG TACCTTCCTTCACGCCGTTCCAACCGACTTCACCCGCAATGTCCATCAGCAGCAATTCCAATTTTTCTGCCAATGATGCTACTCAACCGGTCGATAATACGATCTCACCTTATACACAAACATCAGCGCAGTCCATCACAACTCCCTCTAACCTTATGAACTCACCAAGCGACCCCCCAATTGTAGCAATCATCATTCCAGTTATACTCACTGGAGTCTTTCTCTTAACAATCATGGCCGTCTGGTTTCGACGTCATCACCGTGCAATTACAAACGACGCCTACCCACCCGTCAAACAAGGTTTTTACACGCCTCCACTCGTTTCAGAATCGGATTTGTCGGCGGGATCTTCGTCTCTGCTGGAGATGAAACAGTCACGTTTGCTAGAGCCATTGACGCCGAGCAGAAGTAGGCTGGGAGTGCTGAAGTCCGACAGTCGTTGGGAATTGCATCGCTCCATGCTGGAACTGAAGGAAGAAATAG GGTGTGGTTTCTTTGGTGTCGTCCGTCGAGCTCTGTTGCGTGATCCCGCCGGTAATAATAGACCAATGACTGTGGCTGTGAAGATGGTGGTAGGAGGAG AGCAAAACAGTCACATTGCCTTAAAGGCACTAGAAACAGAAGCAATGGTGATGAAGAAGGTCAGCGGCCACAAGCATCCACATATTGTCAACCTCGTTGGTCTCTGCACTCTACACG CTCCTCTGATGGTTGTGGTGGAGTACGCAGAGAACGGATCACTACTCGGTTATCTCCGCGGTCGACGAGACTTGCAGAACGCCGTCGCCTCTACAACGTCGACGGAGAGCAACCAGTCGTACAAATCAACCCTCTCCAATTGTCTGGGAACAATCAACAAGATGCAGATGATCGACTATGCCACACAGGTAGCGGACGGCATGAAGTACTTAGCCTCGAAAGAC TGTATTCATTGCGACTTGGCGGCGAGAAACGTGCTGGTGTGTAAGGACGAGCTACTGAAGGTTGCAGACTTTGGACTGGCGAAGGACATTCATTATCTTAACGGTTACTACCAGAAGCAGACCACACAG GAGCTGATGCCTGTCAAATGGATGGCTCCAGAGGCGATTTCACACAAACGTTTCAGCGAGGCAAGCGACGT ATGGTCGTTTGGAGTATTGCTGTGGGAAATAGCAACTGCGG GTGGCACTCCATACGCTACAGTACCGTTCAAGGATCTCGTCCATGAGCTGGAGCACGGCTATCGTTTGTCTCGACCCCGTGGTTGCCCGCAGGAACT GTACGCACTGATGAGCGACTGCTGGAAATTCAATAATAGAGAGCGTCCCAACTTCTCGACTCTCACAGATCGCATCAATAAGCTGCAGGAAGAATTTAAA gtCTCGCCACGCGAGGCCAAGGATGCGGCTGATGTCGGCGAACAGGACGTTTGCTTGCAGGAGAGTGCAGAGGGCGACACTTTCGACGTCGATAGCTCTGCTTCCGACAGCGCCAGTTCTTCTCTTAACAGCACCATTGACGTCGACATTGAGAAGAAAGAGGACTGA